In a genomic window of Pedobacter sp. KBS0701:
- a CDS encoding amidohydrolase, with protein sequence MEAPVYTQIENLKVTVFQAYLFWENIEKNLLNLALRLSMGVREKTDIIILPEMFNTGFSMNSEALAEEMGGKTMQWMQKMAHQYNCVVTGSLIIKENNQYFNRLIWMEPDGKNQHYDKRHLFGMGDEDHHFSPGKEKLIVELKGWKIRLAICYDLRFPVWLRNVDQEYDILLLVANWPDKRSAHWKALIPARAIENQSYVIAVNRVGHDGNQIYHSGLSMCLDPYGNTVYYKPEDEDLYTFSINYEELVKIRRQFPFLKDADRFTIS encoded by the coding sequence ATGGAAGCACCTGTTTACACTCAAATAGAAAATCTGAAAGTAACTGTTTTTCAGGCCTATCTTTTTTGGGAAAACATTGAGAAAAACCTTTTGAATCTGGCACTTAGATTGTCGATGGGTGTAAGGGAGAAAACTGATATTATCATTTTACCCGAAATGTTTAACACAGGTTTCAGCATGAATTCTGAAGCTTTAGCGGAAGAAATGGGTGGTAAAACGATGCAATGGATGCAAAAAATGGCGCATCAGTACAATTGTGTAGTTACAGGAAGTTTGATTATTAAAGAAAATAACCAATATTTTAACCGCCTGATCTGGATGGAGCCGGATGGTAAAAACCAGCATTACGATAAACGCCATCTGTTTGGCATGGGTGATGAAGACCACCACTTTAGTCCAGGTAAAGAAAAACTCATTGTTGAACTTAAAGGATGGAAAATCAGATTGGCCATTTGTTATGATTTACGCTTTCCGGTTTGGTTACGCAATGTAGATCAGGAATACGACATCTTACTCCTGGTGGCCAACTGGCCTGATAAACGCTCGGCACACTGGAAGGCATTAATCCCAGCCAGGGCAATTGAGAACCAAAGTTATGTAATTGCCGTGAACCGCGTTGGGCACGATGGGAACCAGATTTACCACAGTGGATTATCGATGTGTTTAGATCCGTATGGCAATACCGTCTATTATAAACCGGAAGATGAAGATTTATACACTTTTAGTATCAACTACGAAGAACTGGTTAAAATCAGAAGACAGTTTCCTTTTCTAAAAGATGCGGATAGATTTACGATCAGTTAA
- a CDS encoding copper homeostasis protein CutC, translated as MNEGAIPCLEVCANSYQSALAAQNGGAKRVEFCDNLAEGGTTPSYGQLALAKKNLSIEIWPIIRPRGGDFLYSGTEFELMKEDIKICKSLNCEGIVIGILKADGTVDKERCAELIALAKPMEVAFHRAFDMSNDMDQALEDLISLNIKRVLTSGGASSAILGAEKLSRLVKKANGRITIMPGAGINENNIKNLIDQTGATQFHASAKEFVPSKMEFRNTETKMGSIDDEYRYELTSETKVKALVDCINSSINH; from the coding sequence ATGAATGAAGGAGCAATTCCTTGCTTAGAAGTATGCGCTAACTCTTACCAATCAGCCTTAGCCGCTCAAAATGGCGGGGCGAAAAGAGTGGAATTTTGCGATAACCTGGCAGAAGGTGGTACCACACCAAGTTATGGTCAGCTGGCACTTGCGAAGAAAAATCTATCCATCGAAATCTGGCCGATTATCCGTCCGAGGGGTGGCGATTTCCTATACTCCGGCACAGAATTCGAATTAATGAAAGAAGATATAAAAATCTGCAAATCATTAAATTGCGAAGGAATAGTTATTGGAATACTTAAAGCTGATGGCACTGTCGACAAAGAAAGATGCGCTGAATTAATTGCGCTGGCCAAACCTATGGAGGTGGCTTTCCACAGGGCATTTGATATGAGTAACGATATGGATCAGGCACTGGAAGATTTGATCTCACTCAACATAAAAAGAGTGCTCACTTCCGGAGGTGCTTCTTCTGCAATTCTGGGAGCAGAAAAATTATCACGGCTGGTAAAAAAAGCCAATGGCCGCATTACCATCATGCCTGGTGCGGGGATAAATGAAAACAACATCAAAAACCTTATTGATCAAACCGGTGCTACACAATTTCATGCTTCAGCAAAGGAATTTGTACCAAGTAAAATGGAATTCAGAAATACGGAAACCAAAATGGGTAGTATTGATGACGAATACCGGTATGAACTTACTTCAGAAACAAAAGTGAAAGCGTTAGTAGATTGTATAAATAGTTCTATAAATCATTAA
- a CDS encoding methionine aminotransferase yields the protein MLHIQSKLPGVSTTIFSVMSKLAAEYNAINLSQGFPDYACDPKLVELVNKAMQDGFNQYAPMPGSTFLKETIAEKVEKLYNIKYNPETEITITAGGTQAIFTALAAIINAGDEVIIFEPAYDSYAPTIKLLGGLVKTYELAPPTYAIDWDMVKKLFTAKTRMIILNTPQNPTGSILSPDDMKSLIKFVSGTDILILSDEVYEHLIYDEQKHQSVMLYPELKQRSFVVASFGKLLHATGWKLGYCLAPEKLTEEFRKVHQFNVFSVNSPMQQAIAHYIKEPKNYTEIGSFFQQKRDYFRSLLSESRFKLLPCNGSYFQCASYSDISDEKDTDFSIRLIKEFGVATIPVSAFYQKATDHKIIRFCFAKENATLALAAGKLKNV from the coding sequence ATGCTTCATATACAATCTAAACTTCCTGGCGTAAGTACCACCATTTTTTCGGTGATGAGTAAACTTGCAGCTGAATACAATGCCATTAATCTTTCTCAGGGATTTCCTGATTATGCCTGTGATCCAAAACTGGTTGAATTGGTAAATAAAGCCATGCAAGATGGTTTTAACCAATATGCACCAATGCCAGGTTCTACTTTTTTAAAAGAAACCATCGCAGAGAAAGTTGAAAAACTCTACAATATAAAGTATAACCCTGAAACAGAAATTACCATTACAGCAGGTGGAACACAGGCTATTTTTACAGCTTTAGCGGCAATTATCAATGCCGGTGATGAAGTTATCATTTTTGAACCAGCTTACGATAGTTATGCACCTACCATTAAACTTTTAGGTGGCCTGGTTAAAACTTACGAACTTGCCCCACCCACTTATGCTATTGACTGGGATATGGTTAAGAAGTTGTTTACCGCAAAAACCAGGATGATCATCTTAAATACTCCACAAAACCCTACAGGTAGTATTTTGTCACCAGATGATATGAAATCGCTTATTAAATTCGTTAGTGGCACCGATATTTTAATCCTGAGCGATGAAGTTTATGAACACCTGATTTACGATGAACAAAAACACCAGAGTGTAATGCTCTACCCGGAATTAAAGCAAAGAAGTTTCGTCGTAGCCTCTTTTGGTAAGCTTTTGCACGCTACGGGTTGGAAACTGGGTTATTGTTTGGCGCCAGAGAAATTGACCGAAGAATTTAGGAAGGTACACCAATTTAATGTTTTCAGCGTTAATAGTCCCATGCAACAAGCAATTGCCCATTACATCAAAGAGCCAAAAAATTATACTGAAATAGGCAGCTTCTTTCAACAGAAGAGAGATTATTTTAGAAGTCTCCTGTCCGAAAGCCGCTTTAAACTTTTGCCTTGTAATGGTTCGTATTTTCAATGTGCAAGTTATAGCGATATCAGCGACGAAAAAGACACCGATTTTAGTATCAGGCTGATCAAGGAATTTGGAGTGGCCACCATTCCGGTTTCTGCATTTTACCAAAAAGCAACAGATCATAAAATTATCAGGTTCTGCTTTGCTAAAGAAAATGCTACCCTCGCCTTAGCTGCCGGGAAACTAAAAAATGTTTAA
- a CDS encoding N(4)-(beta-N-acetylglucosaminyl)-L-asparaginase has protein sequence MFNRRKFIKASALSAGLLAIDKSSIAHVIPKKSSKAENFPIVISTWDFGIAANADAWKVLSTGGRALDAVEQGVWVPEADEHNQSVGYGGLPDRDGHVTLDACIMDELGNCGAVLALEHIKHPISVARKVMEKTPHVMLAGDGALQFALEQGFKKENLLTPASEKAWKEWLKTAKYAPVMNIENKLYEKAAPQKLPGNQYNHDTIGMLAIDAKGNISGACTTSGMAYKLHGRIGDSPIIGAGLYVDNEVGGATSTGVGEEVVRNVGSFLVVELMRQGYTPEAACKEAVMRIIKKKPETAKNIQVGFLAINKKGEYGAYAIQQGFSYAVCNAEKQDLLIKGKSYY, from the coding sequence ATGTTTAACCGCCGTAAATTTATAAAAGCGTCTGCCCTATCGGCCGGATTGCTGGCCATTGATAAAAGTAGTATTGCGCATGTAATTCCAAAAAAATCATCAAAAGCAGAAAATTTCCCGATTGTAATTTCTACCTGGGATTTTGGCATTGCGGCAAATGCTGATGCCTGGAAAGTTTTATCAACTGGTGGACGTGCTTTAGATGCAGTAGAACAAGGCGTTTGGGTACCCGAAGCTGATGAGCACAATCAATCTGTCGGTTATGGTGGCTTACCGGATCGTGATGGCCATGTTACGCTCGATGCCTGTATTATGGACGAACTGGGTAATTGTGGCGCTGTTTTAGCACTCGAGCATATTAAGCATCCAATTTCGGTTGCGCGTAAGGTGATGGAAAAAACACCGCACGTCATGTTAGCTGGAGATGGTGCTTTACAGTTTGCCTTGGAGCAGGGTTTCAAAAAAGAGAATCTACTCACTCCGGCTAGCGAAAAAGCATGGAAAGAATGGTTAAAAACAGCGAAATATGCGCCGGTGATGAATATCGAAAATAAACTTTACGAGAAAGCTGCCCCACAAAAATTACCAGGCAACCAGTATAACCACGATACCATTGGAATGTTGGCTATTGATGCGAAAGGAAACATTTCCGGCGCTTGTACCACCAGTGGCATGGCCTACAAATTACATGGTAGAATTGGTGATAGTCCGATAATTGGGGCTGGCCTTTATGTAGATAATGAAGTTGGTGGCGCAACATCAACCGGTGTAGGCGAAGAGGTAGTACGAAATGTAGGTTCGTTTTTAGTTGTAGAACTCATGCGCCAGGGTTATACACCCGAAGCCGCCTGTAAGGAAGCGGTAATGCGCATCATTAAAAAGAAGCCCGAAACTGCCAAAAATATACAGGTAGGATTTTTAGCTATCAATAAAAAAGGCGAATATGGTGCTTATGCCATTCAACAGGGCTTTAGTTATGCGGTTTGTAATGCAGAAAAACAAGATCTTTTGATCAAAGGCAAGAGTTATTATTAA